One Gadus morhua chromosome 13, gadMor3.0, whole genome shotgun sequence genomic window carries:
- the LOC115557116 gene encoding odorant receptor 131-2-like codes for MDEYRVRDLRTLNESLVGRNSSALLFTETYSTVVAKTVVLVALCISINYINGTLVHTFTKHQLFRVDPRYILFIHLVLNDIIQLSLSGLLIAIWYIFNTINVSFCCLLLVIAICTTLNTPLNLACMAVECYVAVCFPMRYLQICTVKRTYILIGLIWGASAISILPDIFLLVIVEPPSFFHTRVFCIRDTVFRSSIQKRNTSHIICLVVVWLTLFFTYFNVLFAAKAANADVKKARNTLLLHGFQLLLCMMTYIQPLFQAALLYLFPQHIYDSRFALYVLIQVMPRFLSPIIYGVRDKKFRNYLSRYLMCEVKSS; via the exons ATGGACGA GTATAGGGTAAGAGACCTCAGAACACTGAATGAGTCGTTGGTCGGGAGAAATTCCTCAGCTCTCCTTTTTACAGAAACGTATTCTACAGTCGTCGCCAAGACCGTCGTTCTCGTGGCGCTCTGCATCTCCATCAACTACATCAACGGCACCCTGGTCCATACCTTCACCAAACATCAG CTCTTTAGGGTGGACCCTCGATacatcctcttcatccaccTGGTTCTCAACGATATCATCCAGCTGTCGTTGTCTGGGCTTCTGATCGCTATCTGGTACATCTTCAACACCATCAACGTTTCTTTCTGCTGCCTCCTGCTGGTCATCGCCATCTGCACTACCCTCAACACCCCTCTCAACCTGGCCTGTATGGCAGTGGAGTGCTATGTAGCTGTGTGCTTCCCTATGCGTTACCTACAGATTTGCACTGTGAAGAGAACCTACATCCTGATAGGTTTGATTTGGGGGGCGAGTGCCATCTCCATCCTACCCGACATCTTCCTGCTCGTGATAGTGGAGCCTCCAAGCTTCTTTCATACCAGGGTTTTCTGTATCCGCGACACAGTCTTCAGGAGCAGCATCCAGAAGAGGAACACCTCCCACATCATCTGTCTAGTTGTGGTCTGGCTAACCTTGTTCTTCACCTATTTCAATGTTCTGTTCGCGGCAAAGGCGGCCAACGCAGATGTGAAGAAGGCGAGGAACACTCTGCTTCTGCATGGCTTCCAGCTCCTGCTCTGCATGATGACTTACATACAGCCCCTATTTCAGGCAGCCCTGCTGTACCTTTTCCCCCAGCATATCTACGACAGTAGGTTCGCCTTATATGTCTTAATTCAGGTCATGCCACGCTTCCTAAGCCCCATTATTTATGGAGTAAGAGATAAGAAGTTCCGAAACTATCTCAGTAGATATTTGATGTGTGAAGTCAAGTCATCataa